The following is a genomic window from Citrifermentans bemidjiense Bem.
CTTCGCTCAAGGCGCCGGCCCGGATCGAGGCGCTGGCCAAGGGTGAACTTGGCATGGCGCTCCCCTCCGATCAGCAGGTGGTCCTGGTCAAGTGATCGAGAAAAAGGAGAAATGGGCCAGAGTCCGGATGCGTTTCGTGGCCCTCTTGTTCGTGGTCGTCTTCGTGGCTACCACGGGTCGCGCCTTTTACCTCCAGGTGCTCAACAACGACCGGCTGGTGAAGCTCGCGGAAAAACAGCACCAAAGGATCGTGGCGCTCACGCCTGCCCGCGGCGCCATCTACGACAGAACCAACGCCCCGTTCGCCGTCTCGATAGAGATGGATTCCTGCTACGCCGAGACGCGCAACATGGAAAACATCCCGCAGGAGGCGGCGCAGCTGGCGCCCCTTTTGGGTTACGGCGCGCAGGAGCTCGAGTCGAAGCTCAAGGGAGCCAAGAACTTCGTGTGGCTCGCGCGGCGCATCCCGCCGGAGCAGGCCGGGAAGGTGAAGGCGCTTGGGCTTGAGGGAGTCGGCTTCGTCAAGGAAAGCAAACGCTTCTACCCGAATTCCCAGGTGGCGGCCCATGTGGTGGGCTTTACCGGTGTCGATCCCGGCGGCCTGGAGGGGGTGGAGAAGAAGTACGACGCCACCATCCTCGGCAACACGGGATTCCTGGTCACCGAGCGCGACGCCCTCGGGCGCGACATAGCACTCAAGAAGGGGAGCGAGGGCAAAAGCGGTTCCAAGGGAAACAACGTCGTCCTCACCCTGGATAAGAACGTTCAGTACATAGCGGAAAAGGAGCTGACCAACGCGGTGGTGAAAAACGGCGCCAAGGCCGGCATCGCCATCGTGATGGAGCCCGACACCGGGCGGGTTTTGGCCATGGCCAACTACCCTTCCTTCAACCCGAACAGCTTTGCCGAGTACGGGCAGGCGGCGCTTAGAAACCGCGCCATCGCCGACAGCTTCGAGCCCGGCTCCACCTTCAAGATCTTCCTGGTAGCTTCCGCACTCGAGGCGGGGGTGATCAGGCCCGGCGACATGTTCAACTGCGAAAACGGCAGCTACAGCGTGTACGGCAGGACCATTCACGATACGCACAAATACGGGGCGCTCAGCGTGCCCCAGATCCTCAAGTACTCCAGCAACATCGGCGCCGCCAAGATCGGCAGCCGGCTGGGGCCCGAAAGGCTCTACGCGGCCCTTACCGGCTTCGGTTTCGGCGAAAAGAGCAGCATCGATCTTCCGGGGGAGGCCTCCGGGATGTTGCGGCCGCAGTCCAAGTGGTACGGCATCGACCTCGCCACCATCTCGTTCGGCCAGGGGGTGACGGCTACCGCGCTGCAGATC
Proteins encoded in this region:
- a CDS encoding penicillin-binding protein, coding for MIEKKEKWARVRMRFVALLFVVVFVATTGRAFYLQVLNNDRLVKLAEKQHQRIVALTPARGAIYDRTNAPFAVSIEMDSCYAETRNMENIPQEAAQLAPLLGYGAQELESKLKGAKNFVWLARRIPPEQAGKVKALGLEGVGFVKESKRFYPNSQVAAHVVGFTGVDPGGLEGVEKKYDATILGNTGFLVTERDALGRDIALKKGSEGKSGSKGNNVVLTLDKNVQYIAEKELTNAVVKNGAKAGIAIVMEPDTGRVLAMANYPSFNPNSFAEYGQAALRNRAIADSFEPGSTFKIFLVASALEAGVIRPGDMFNCENGSYSVYGRTIHDTHKYGALSVPQILKYSSNIGAAKIGSRLGPERLYAALTGFGFGEKSSIDLPGEASGMLRPQSKWYGIDLATISFGQGVTATALQITNAVSAVANGGNLMKPYLVDRIVDDNGVVLQQFAPQVKRRIISPETAKTVARMLEGVVVEGGTGTGAAVEGYRVAGKTGTAQKVEGHGYSASKRTASFVGFVPLDKPRLAIMVVVDEPTTSSYGGVVAAPAFSAIAQQTLCYLNVAPDKNVVAKKKSGAAPEKSAPKPEPVAEGGSVEGGSVEGTAAGAMPNFRGMSMRQVLKVMEKRGLNVKLQGSGRAVEQNPAPGSRITTQDQVWVKFVPSA